A window from Bacteroidota bacterium encodes these proteins:
- a CDS encoding sulfatase: protein MRFLIILLFVSTQLTAQQKPNIIYIMSDDHDADAISAYNKNFISTPNIDKLAKEGMLFKNAFVGNSICGPARATLLTGQHSHKNGMKDNRTRFDSSKITLPKLLNPAGYQSAIVGKWHLVSYPTGFDYWKILPGQGLYYDPRMINMKGDTTVIKGYATDVITDEALNWLDNRDKQKPFLLLLHHKAPHRNFMPKLKWVEVFSKKSFPEPPTLYADMKQHGKAWQIQKMSILYDMTLGTDLKVDPVYFSQLKDFKIDSADIRGYNATMNRVPEADRKRIKEIYDERGKQLINVWGNDSLVLKLKYQWYIQDYMACVASIDENIGRLLDYLDNNDLTNNTAVIYTGDQGFYLGENGWFDKRWMYDVSMQSPLLIRWPGKIKPGTIATSMVQNIDYAPTMLDIAGVKVPEWMDGISLKPLLMGKQKTLPRKDLYYHYYEYPFDHAVVPHLGVRGERYKLVYFYTVNEWEFYDIKTDPAEQKNLINSAAHKSVIQQMKNKLLELRNKYNDHETAGELK from the coding sequence ATGCGATTTTTAATTATTCTCCTATTCGTTTCAACTCAATTAACAGCACAGCAAAAACCGAACATCATTTATATTATGAGTGATGATCATGATGCGGATGCCATTAGTGCCTATAACAAAAATTTTATCTCAACACCAAATATTGACAAGCTCGCCAAAGAAGGAATGTTATTTAAAAACGCATTTGTCGGTAACTCTATCTGCGGACCAGCAAGAGCAACTTTACTTACTGGTCAACATTCACATAAAAACGGGATGAAGGACAATCGTACTCGTTTTGATTCATCAAAAATTACATTACCAAAATTATTGAACCCAGCAGGTTATCAATCTGCCATTGTAGGTAAATGGCATTTGGTTTCTTATCCAACCGGTTTTGATTATTGGAAAATCCTTCCCGGACAAGGGTTATACTATGATCCCCGGATGATCAATATGAAAGGAGATACAACAGTTATTAAAGGTTATGCAACAGATGTCATCACCGATGAAGCGTTGAACTGGTTAGATAACCGAGATAAACAAAAACCATTTTTATTATTACTGCATCACAAAGCTCCTCACCGGAATTTTATGCCTAAGCTGAAATGGGTTGAAGTTTTCAGTAAAAAATCTTTTCCTGAGCCGCCAACACTATATGCTGACATGAAGCAACATGGCAAAGCATGGCAAATTCAAAAGATGAGTATTCTTTATGATATGACATTAGGAACAGATCTGAAAGTTGATCCTGTTTATTTTTCACAGTTAAAGGATTTTAAAATTGATTCAGCTGATATACGGGGTTATAATGCAACTATGAACCGGGTACCTGAAGCAGACAGAAAAAGAATAAAGGAAATTTATGATGAAAGGGGCAAACAATTAATTAATGTGTGGGGAAATGATAGCCTTGTTTTAAAACTAAAATATCAATGGTATATACAGGATTATATGGCCTGTGTTGCTTCTATTGATGAAAATATTGGACGATTGCTGGATTACCTGGATAATAATGATCTAACCAATAACACAGCCGTGATATATACAGGAGACCAGGGATTTTATCTTGGTGAAAATGGTTGGTTTGATAAACGCTGGATGTATGATGTATCCATGCAATCGCCATTACTGATAAGATGGCCGGGAAAAATAAAACCCGGAACTATTGCCACATCAATGGTACAGAATATAGACTATGCCCCTACCATGCTTGACATAGCAGGAGTAAAAGTACCGGAATGGATGGATGGCATCAGTCTGAAACCATTACTAATGGGTAAACAAAAAACGTTGCCCAGGAAAGATCTGTACTATCATTACTACGAATATCCATTTGATCATGCTGTAGTGCCGCATTTGGGTGTAAGAGGTGAACGCTACAAACTCGTTTATTTTTATACAGTCAACGAATGGGAATTTTATGATATAAAAACTGACCCGGCCGAACAAAAAAATCTGATAAACTCAGCAGCACATAAATCTGTAATTCAGCAAATGAAAAATAAACTACTTGAATTGCGGAATAAGTATAACGACCATGAAACTGCCGGAGAATTAAAATAA
- a CDS encoding META domain-containing protein, translating to MKLTFLFCIAAILFASCTSSKKTQAETMPLYNTKWLLKKIYTGDNIENVQTKAFIKFDKEKSSAGGNGSCNNFGSTASVSGSDINFKNVFSTKMYCEEVQKTENSFLGSLEKVNRFEVKGKTLLLYHDKEILVEFLAE from the coding sequence ATGAAACTTACATTTCTATTTTGCATTGCAGCTATCTTATTTGCTTCATGTACCTCATCTAAAAAAACGCAGGCAGAAACTATGCCTTTATATAATACCAAATGGCTATTAAAGAAGATTTATACCGGGGATAATATAGAAAATGTACAAACAAAAGCTTTTATAAAATTTGACAAGGAGAAAAGCAGCGCCGGCGGAAATGGTAGTTGCAATAATTTTGGAAGTACCGCTTCTGTATCTGGAAGTGATATAAATTTTAAAAATGTTTTCTCAACGAAGATGTATTGTGAAGAAGTCCAAAAAACAGAAAATAGTTTTTTAGGCAGCTTGGAAAAGGTTAATCGTTTTGAGGTAAAAGGCAAAACATTACTTCTTTATCATGATAAAGAAATACTAGTAGAATTTTTAGCTGAATAA
- a CDS encoding 2'-5' RNA ligase family protein, with the protein MKTIINTIPGYRVYEYLLVLNPHEELWNRIMKVKETFADEYKSDHARWGKPHITLVNFVQYAMMEERIINRLQTVAMGYPPFKVELKDFGSFPSHTIYINVTSKLPVQGLVKEIRHDAQRLMKLNDDNKPHFILEPHLTIARKLQPWQYEKGWLEYSHKHFTGKFIADSMVLLKRPVDESDGNRMKYHIVQRFEFQNMPVTTKQGDLFG; encoded by the coding sequence ATGAAAACGATCATAAACACAATCCCCGGGTACCGGGTATATGAGTATTTGTTAGTACTCAATCCGCATGAAGAGTTATGGAACAGGATAATGAAAGTAAAAGAAACATTTGCGGATGAATATAAATCCGATCATGCAAGATGGGGTAAGCCACATATTACATTGGTGAACTTTGTACAATATGCCATGATGGAAGAAAGAATTATTAACCGGCTGCAAACAGTAGCAATGGGCTATCCGCCATTTAAGGTAGAGCTGAAAGACTTCGGCAGCTTCCCTTCTCATACCATATATATAAATGTAACAAGCAAACTACCGGTTCAGGGTTTAGTAAAAGAAATTCGTCACGATGCTCAGCGATTAATGAAGCTAAATGACGATAATAAACCGCATTTTATTCTTGAACCGCATTTAACCATTGCAAGAAAATTACAACCATGGCAATATGAAAAAGGATGGTTGGAATACAGTCATAAACATTTTACCGGAAAATTTATAGCTGATTCAATGGTATTATTAAAAAGACCGGTTGATGAATCTGATGGCAATCGGATGAAATATCATATCGTTCAGCGCTTTGAATTTCAAAATATGCCGGTAACAACAAAGCAAGGTGACCTGTTTGGATAA
- the umuD gene encoding translesion error-prone DNA polymerase V autoproteolytic subunit, which produces MEGEEFYGAAYRGSKQFTQQEVKTANATGFGAAADDYMERGIDLNEQLIRNKPATYFFRMKGDAMKEAGIFDGDVLIVDRSISKASGRVIVAVLNGELLVRRFLKNFSSSFLIPENDRYKPINLSEFTDFTVWGVVVYSIHPLG; this is translated from the coding sequence ATGGAAGGAGAAGAATTTTATGGCGCTGCGTACAGGGGTTCAAAACAGTTTACTCAACAAGAAGTTAAAACTGCCAACGCTACTGGCTTTGGTGCTGCCGCTGATGATTATATGGAACGGGGCATCGATTTAAACGAACAACTCATACGCAACAAACCAGCTACATATTTTTTCCGGATGAAAGGGGATGCTATGAAGGAGGCCGGGATTTTCGATGGTGATGTGTTGATAGTTGACCGATCGATCAGTAAAGCAAGTGGAAGAGTGATTGTTGCTGTCTTAAATGGTGAATTATTGGTTCGGCGTTTTTTAAAAAATTTTTCATCTTCTTTTTTAATACCCGAAAATGATCGGTATAAGCCCATTAATCTTTCAGAATTCACCGATTTTACGGTATGGGGGGTGGTTGTTTATTCTATTCATCCCCTCGGCTAA
- a CDS encoding DUF5009 domain-containing protein, with translation MNQRYYSLDVFRGATVCLMILVNNPGSWGHIYPPLEHAPWHGLTPTDLVFPFFLFAVGNALSFVMPRFEAAGDAVFWKKIIKRTLLIFLIGLFLNWWPFSKWEGGEIVFRSWVDAKNPGNGVRILGVLQRIAICYFFASVIIYYLKLRGAFVTGLILLLLYWVICFVGNPSDPYSITGWYGNTIDKAILHIAHMYKGEGVPFDPEGLLSTIPAITQVIMGFMVGDYIQKKARPPARAGTDGDDQALNIFEEKTVGRGKSFEMLSNLFVAGIVLLVTGFCWDMLFPINKKIWTSSYVIYTTGLGIITIAMMIYLIEFKNYKGWPTKFFDVFGKNALFVFALSAFLPKGLALIRIENGLNEKGIMTYYNPWNWLYQKVLVNIPGDPRIGSLLYALCVITFMWAICYWMDKKKIYVKV, from the coding sequence GTGAACCAACGCTACTATTCACTTGATGTATTCCGCGGGGCAACTGTTTGCCTGATGATATTGGTAAATAACCCGGGAAGTTGGGGACATATTTACCCACCACTGGAGCATGCTCCCTGGCATGGATTAACCCCTACTGACTTGGTTTTTCCTTTTTTTCTTTTTGCAGTGGGTAATGCATTGTCGTTTGTAATGCCAAGATTTGAAGCAGCCGGTGATGCCGTGTTCTGGAAAAAAATTATAAAAAGAACCTTACTTATTTTTTTGATCGGGTTGTTTTTAAACTGGTGGCCTTTTTCAAAATGGGAAGGTGGTGAGATCGTTTTCAGGTCATGGGTGGATGCAAAAAATCCTGGCAATGGTGTGAGAATCCTGGGTGTGCTGCAACGGATCGCTATCTGTTATTTTTTTGCATCAGTCATTATCTATTATCTGAAACTCCGCGGAGCATTTGTAACCGGGCTTATCCTGTTATTGCTGTATTGGGTGATCTGTTTTGTTGGAAATCCTTCAGATCCTTACAGCATTACAGGTTGGTATGGAAATACAATTGATAAAGCTATACTTCACATTGCACATATGTATAAAGGCGAAGGTGTGCCATTCGACCCCGAAGGATTATTGAGTACAATACCGGCCATTACCCAGGTGATTATGGGTTTTATGGTGGGAGATTATATTCAGAAAAAAGCCCGCCCGCCCGCCCGGGCCGGTACGGACGGGGATGACCAAGCCCTGAATATCTTTGAAGAGAAGACGGTCGGACGGGGAAAAAGTTTTGAAATGCTTTCAAATTTATTTGTGGCAGGTATTGTTTTACTCGTTACCGGTTTTTGCTGGGATATGCTTTTCCCTATCAATAAAAAAATATGGACCAGCTCTTATGTAATTTATACAACCGGGCTTGGCATCATCACTATCGCAATGATGATCTATTTAATTGAGTTTAAAAATTACAAGGGATGGCCCACCAAGTTTTTTGATGTATTTGGTAAAAATGCATTGTTTGTTTTTGCACTCAGCGCTTTTCTCCCAAAAGGTCTTGCACTGATCCGGATTGAAAACGGGTTGAATGAAAAAGGGATAATGACCTATTACAACCCCTGGAACTGGCTTTATCAAAAAGTACTCGTGAACATTCCCGGTGATCCAAGAATTGGTTCATTACTCTATGCACTCTGTGTAATTACATTCATGTGGGCAATATGTTACTGGATGGATAAAAAGAAAATATATGTCAAGGTATAA
- a CDS encoding Y-family DNA polymerase, whose product MKAIVDCNNFYCSCERLFQPHLDKKPVVVLSNNDGCIISRSDEAKKLGVEMAGPYFMAKPLIQKHNVSVFSSNYNLYGDLSWRVMETLRILFGKNNVEVYSVDEAFVDLSIFPPEDLQRIAEEIRETTETWTGIKVSVGVGPTKVLAKLANRLAKKDKQKTNCISVLNTDEKIIDALHKTPIGDIWGVGFQYAQKLKSLWGIETALQLRNMNEEFGKTYLGGVMGVRLIRELKGVIAKKMEDELVSKKMIATTRMFGSPVGDINDIKEAVATYTSRAAEKLRRQNSAARIVSVFVVTKDQDHMLNFKKYGTISNHATLAVATSFTNELIKPAVELVDTLYEKGQLYKKAGVMLSGIVPDESIQGNLFLTETKNAERKLMDMIDNINFSQRDDVLKFAASGTTRDWKMRQELRSSRYTTRWEELYEIR is encoded by the coding sequence ATGAAGGCTATTGTTGATTGTAATAATTTCTATTGTTCATGTGAACGCTTATTCCAACCACATTTGGATAAAAAACCTGTTGTTGTTCTAAGCAACAATGATGGATGTATTATTTCCAGGAGTGATGAAGCAAAAAAGCTCGGAGTAGAAATGGCAGGCCCTTATTTTATGGCAAAACCATTGATACAAAAACACAATGTATCTGTTTTCTCTTCTAATTATAATTTATATGGTGATCTGAGTTGGCGGGTAATGGAAACATTACGTATATTATTTGGTAAGAACAATGTTGAAGTATATTCTGTTGATGAAGCCTTTGTTGATTTAAGCATTTTTCCTCCTGAAGATTTACAACGCATAGCAGAAGAAATAAGAGAAACTACAGAAACATGGACAGGCATTAAAGTATCTGTAGGTGTAGGGCCAACGAAAGTGCTGGCAAAACTTGCCAACCGCCTGGCAAAAAAAGATAAACAAAAAACGAATTGTATCTCCGTACTTAATACAGATGAAAAAATTATTGATGCTTTACACAAAACGCCGATCGGGGATATATGGGGTGTAGGTTTTCAGTATGCTCAAAAGTTAAAAAGTCTTTGGGGCATTGAAACTGCATTACAATTGCGGAATATGAATGAGGAATTTGGTAAAACATATCTCGGCGGTGTAATGGGTGTACGATTGATCCGTGAACTGAAAGGTGTAATTGCTAAAAAAATGGAAGATGAACTGGTAAGTAAAAAAATGATCGCCACGACAAGAATGTTCGGAAGCCCTGTTGGTGATATAAACGATATTAAAGAAGCCGTCGCCACTTATACATCAAGAGCGGCAGAAAAATTAAGAAGGCAAAATAGCGCAGCAAGGATTGTCAGTGTTTTTGTCGTAACTAAAGACCAGGATCATATGCTTAATTTTAAAAAATACGGAACTATTAGCAATCATGCTACGCTTGCGGTTGCAACTTCATTTACCAATGAGCTGATAAAACCTGCTGTAGAATTAGTAGATACATTATATGAAAAAGGACAATTATATAAAAAAGCCGGTGTAATGTTAAGCGGTATTGTTCCGGATGAATCCATACAAGGCAATTTGTTTTTAACTGAAACAAAAAACGCTGAACGAAAACTGATGGATATGATCGACAATATCAATTTCAGTCAGCGGGATGATGTGTTGAAATTTGCCGCATCCGGCACTACGAGAGACTGGAAAATGCGGCAGGAGCTAAGAAGCTCCCGTTATACCACAAGATGGGAAGAGTTATATGAGATCCGTTAG
- a CDS encoding N-acetylmuramoyl-L-alanine amidase, which produces MRSFLFLFVVIIVIAGCSQNAYKSTNKVYKKQVKEFAKILREYPLKDSVGLNYAADWAGTTNFSLRRPNFVVIHHTAQNSCEQTVKTFTTKDSRAVSAHYVICEDGSVHHMLNDLLRAHHAGVSKWGNATDLNSSSIGIEIDNNGSEPFPEAQMNSLLQLLDRLKKAYSIPQTNFIGHADVAPGRKVDPSRFFSWKTLADKGFGYWYDTTAVQVPVDFNAMQALRIVGYNIAKPEIAIQSYKIHFVPQDTTSIINDNDRKILFSLMQKYQ; this is translated from the coding sequence ATGCGGTCATTTCTGTTTTTGTTTGTGGTTATCATAGTTATTGCAGGTTGCTCACAAAATGCTTATAAATCCACAAATAAGGTTTATAAAAAACAAGTGAAGGAATTTGCAAAAATTCTTCGTGAATACCCTTTGAAAGATTCTGTTGGGCTGAATTATGCTGCTGATTGGGCAGGTACCACGAATTTTTCTTTACGTCGTCCGAATTTTGTAGTTATTCATCATACTGCACAAAACAGTTGCGAGCAAACGGTAAAGACATTTACAACGAAAGATTCAAGAGCTGTAAGTGCTCATTATGTTATTTGCGAGGATGGCAGTGTACATCACATGCTCAATGATCTGTTGCGGGCACATCATGCCGGTGTAAGCAAATGGGGAAATGCGACTGATTTAAATTCTTCAAGCATTGGAATTGAAATTGATAATAACGGAAGTGAACCTTTTCCAGAAGCACAAATGAATAGCTTGCTACAATTGCTTGATAGGTTAAAGAAAGCGTATAGCATACCGCAAACAAATTTTATAGGTCATGCTGATGTGGCACCAGGAAGAAAAGTCGATCCCAGCAGGTTCTTTTCATGGAAGACATTAGCGGATAAAGGATTCGGGTATTGGTATGATACAACCGCCGTACAGGTGCCGGTAGATTTTAATGCAATGCAGGCATTACGTATTGTCGGCTACAACATTGCAAAACCGGAAATAGCTATTCAGTCTTATAAAATTCATTTTGTGCCACAGGATACTACGAGTATAATCAATGATAATGACAGGAAAATCTTGTTTAGCCTAATGCAGAAATATCAATAG
- the tnpA gene encoding IS200/IS605 family transposase codes for MGYTKMWIHLVWATKKREPALDKSIRKKIFSHIRENALVKNIHIDFINGHIDHIHILISLNADQTIANVVQLIKGESSYWINKNKLTPQKFEWQDDYFAVSVSESGIDKVREYIKNQEEHHAKKTFQQEYDEFMKKYGFALTGSPG; via the coding sequence ATGGGATATACAAAAATGTGGATCCATTTAGTCTGGGCAACTAAAAAAAGAGAGCCTGCTTTGGATAAGAGCATTCGTAAAAAAATATTCTCTCATATCAGGGAAAATGCATTAGTAAAAAATATTCATATTGATTTTATTAATGGTCATATCGATCATATACATATTCTCATTTCTCTGAATGCTGATCAAACAATCGCCAACGTAGTTCAGTTGATCAAAGGAGAAAGTTCCTATTGGATAAATAAGAATAAATTAACCCCTCAAAAATTTGAGTGGCAGGATGATTATTTCGCAGTATCGGTAAGTGAATCCGGAATAGATAAGGTAAGAGAATATATTAAGAACCAAGAAGAACATCATGCAAAGAAGACATTTCAACAGGAATATGATGAATTTATGAAAAAATATGGTTTTGCATTGACAGGTTCTCCGGGCTAA
- a CDS encoding PA0069 family radical SAM protein, protein MSEKLKQDHFKVAVKQQDENQTYLQGRGAQINTKNKFLKNESTREHIEGIDDWEESNVPTQYLEQESKTIVNKVESPDVGMSYSMNPYAGCEHGCIYCYARNVHEYWGYSAGLDFERKIIVKKNAPQLLRKFLMHKNWDATPIMLSGNTDCYQPAEQTYRLTRGLLEVCNEFNQPVGILTKNSWILKDKDVLQEMAKKKIVSAMVSITSFNEDLRRVMEPRTTTAKQKLKVINELSSAGVRMGIMMGPMIPGLNEHEMQRIMKEAKDNGATFTAYTFIRLNGAIKFLFHDWLYKNFPDRADKVWHHIEHSHDGKVNDTRWGVRMRGEGPIAQMVAQQYKKYGKLYGMNAEEWSLDRSIFRRPGGQIKMF, encoded by the coding sequence ATGTCAGAGAAATTGAAACAAGACCATTTTAAAGTGGCAGTGAAACAGCAGGACGAGAACCAAACTTATCTGCAAGGAAGAGGAGCGCAGATCAATACTAAAAATAAATTCCTGAAAAATGAAAGTACAAGAGAGCATATTGAAGGGATTGATGACTGGGAAGAATCGAATGTGCCGACGCAATACCTGGAACAGGAAAGCAAAACGATCGTAAACAAGGTAGAAAGCCCGGATGTGGGAATGAGTTACAGCATGAATCCTTATGCCGGATGTGAACACGGTTGTATTTATTGTTATGCAAGAAATGTACATGAGTACTGGGGTTATAGTGCTGGATTGGATTTTGAAAGAAAGATAATTGTAAAGAAAAATGCGCCACAGTTACTCAGAAAATTCCTGATGCATAAAAACTGGGATGCCACGCCGATCATGTTGAGTGGGAATACAGATTGTTATCAACCCGCTGAACAAACTTATCGATTAACAAGAGGTTTGCTTGAAGTATGTAATGAATTCAATCAGCCCGTTGGTATTCTTACAAAAAATTCATGGATACTAAAAGATAAAGATGTGTTGCAGGAAATGGCAAAGAAGAAAATTGTTTCAGCCATGGTTTCTATTACATCTTTTAATGAAGACTTAAGACGAGTGATGGAACCCCGAACAACAACAGCCAAACAAAAACTGAAAGTAATTAATGAATTAAGTTCAGCGGGGGTAAGAATGGGAATTATGATGGGGCCAATGATACCAGGATTGAATGAACATGAAATGCAGCGGATCATGAAAGAAGCGAAAGATAACGGGGCAACGTTCACTGCATACACATTCATTCGATTGAATGGTGCTATAAAATTTTTATTTCATGATTGGCTATACAAAAATTTTCCAGATAGGGCAGATAAAGTCTGGCATCATATAGAACATAGCCATGATGGAAAAGTGAACGATACCCGCTGGGGTGTACGTATGCGTGGCGAAGGGCCTATTGCACAAATGGTTGCTCAGCAGTATAAAAAATATGGAAAGTTGTATGGCATGAATGCGGAAGAGTGGAGTTTGGATAGAAGTATTTTCAGAAGACCCGGGGGTCAAATAAAAATGTTCTGA
- a CDS encoding DUF72 domain-containing protein, whose product MEFGRVPEEELNSIDFSLPAEPAGNKKILKGKPVKSPKIYLGCAKWGRTEWVGKIYPPKTKEKDFLQHYVEHYNCIELNATHYKIYGEAGISKWADKAKGKDFKFCPKMYQGVTHRGSLKGKDFIVNEFFRGIVAFKEHLGPVFIQVSDSFSPNRKKELFDFLASLPKDLQFFLEVRHPGWFTKPEVMNEMLENLSSMNMGAVITDTAGRRDCAHMHLTIPKVFIRYVGNSLHPSDYTRCDAWIKRMKYWLEKGAEELYFFMHMHDEATSPELTVYLVDKMNKEIGLNLIKPKFIDSNSSPATKSKPKQKGLFD is encoded by the coding sequence ATGGAGTTTGGAAGAGTGCCTGAAGAAGAATTGAATAGTATTGATTTTTCATTGCCTGCCGAACCTGCCGGTAATAAAAAGATATTGAAAGGAAAACCGGTTAAGAGCCCGAAAATATATCTTGGTTGTGCTAAGTGGGGGAGAACAGAATGGGTTGGTAAAATTTATCCGCCTAAGACAAAAGAGAAAGATTTTCTCCAGCATTATGTTGAACATTATAATTGTATTGAATTAAATGCGACACATTATAAAATATATGGCGAAGCGGGGATAAGCAAATGGGCAGATAAGGCAAAAGGGAAGGATTTTAAATTCTGCCCCAAGATGTACCAGGGAGTTACGCATCGTGGTAGTTTGAAAGGAAAGGATTTTATAGTCAATGAATTTTTTAGGGGTATTGTTGCGTTTAAAGAACATCTCGGACCCGTCTTCATACAGGTAAGTGATAGCTTTTCTCCCAATCGTAAAAAGGAGTTGTTTGATTTTCTTGCATCGTTGCCAAAAGATCTGCAGTTCTTTTTAGAAGTAAGACATCCGGGATGGTTTACAAAACCAGAAGTGATGAATGAGATGTTGGAAAATCTTTCTTCAATGAATATGGGTGCTGTTATAACTGACACAGCTGGCAGAAGAGATTGTGCACATATGCATTTAACCATTCCAAAAGTTTTTATCCGGTATGTAGGAAATAGTTTACACCCTTCTGATTATACACGATGTGATGCATGGATCAAAAGAATGAAATATTGGCTGGAGAAGGGCGCAGAAGAATTGTACTTCTTTATGCATATGCACGACGAAGCAACTTCACCTGAATTGACCGTTTATCTCGTAGATAAAATGAATAAAGAAATAGGATTGAATCTGATCAAGCCAAAGTTTATTGATAGTAATTCATCGCCAGCGACAAAATCTAAGCCTAAACAAAAAGGATTGTTTGACTAA